ATCATTTCTGGCGCTATTCCAATTACAGATTTCAGCTCACTTTCCAAAGATCATTTTTTGTATAAGAAAAATCCTGAAATTGGAACTAAGATTATTGAGATTGATCTAACAAAAACCAGCTTGTCAACATTTAATAAGATTAAACTAGCAGGTTTTGATGGTAGTGAAAAGTCGGGTTCTTACACCTTAAGAGAACTCTACTTTAACGGAAAGTCTATGCCACTTTCCAGGTGGCCAAATGAAGGCTATATCAATTACATACGTGCAGTAACAGACTCATCGGAAACAATAGCGAAAACAGGTATTGTTTATAACGATGAGCATATTTCCGGCTGGAAACAAGAACCAAATATATTACTACATGGTTACTGGACTAAATTGTGGGACGATGCCTACGAGCATGTTGCTAAAATTGATACAACAAATCAAATTATTTGGCTAACTCCACCGTACAACAAATATTACTTTTCCAAGAACAAACCTTTTGCCGCGCGCAATGTAATATCAGAAATTGATGAACCAGGAGAGTGGGCTTACGATGACCCAAATAAAAAAATCTATTTCTATCCTCCTGAAGATATCACAAAGGCATCCCTGGAGCTTTCTGTTTGCGAAACGCCCCTGCTTCAAATTAATAATGCATCATGGATTACAGTTGAGGGAATTCATTTTCAGAATGGCGCCGGGAATGGCATGGTAATTAATAATAGCAGTCATGTAAATATCCTCGATTGTGAAATAAATGGATTCGCAAGAGATGGTATTTTAATGAATGATGGACAAAACAATAACATCGCTTCATGCCATATTTATGATATGGGGCGCGGTGGTATTAAAGTATCAGGAGGCAATAGAGAAACTTTTGAAAAAGCTGATTTTATTATTGATAATTGCCATATCCATGATTTATCGAGAATTGATCGCACCTATACTCCAGGAGTAGTCCTTAGTGGAGTCGGTTCTACTTTAAAGCATTGTAAGTTTCATGACATACCAAGCAGTGCCATTCGAGTAGGAGGAAACGATCACATCATTGAATACAATGAAATGTTTGATGTTGTTACGGAGTCTGATGATCAGGGTGCTATTGATATGTACGGCGATCCTACTTACAGAGGCAATGTATTTCGTTACAATTACATTCATGATACAGGACCTCAAGGTAATCATGGGGTTGATGCTCATGTTGGCAGAGGAGGTATCCGATTTGATGATGCCATATCAGGAAATTTTGTTTACTCCAATGTATTCAAAAATTGCTCTGGTGGCTTGTTGGGAGCAATGCAAATACATGGAGGTAGTGACAACTTAATTTGGAACAATATATTTTATCAATGCCATGCTGGAGTCTCCTTTACTGTTATGAACCAAGAACGTTGGGACAGAGTGACTACCAGACATATTAAAGCCTTTGAGAAAAACAGATTCTTGTATATATCAAGGTATCCTAACTTGGTAAATTTATCTTTGGAGATGGAAAATAATGCCGTCATTCAGAACATCTTAATAGAGTGTGATAATACTACTTTGCGTATGCCGGAATTGGTAACTTTAGAACAAAATCTGGTAATTGACAAAAACAGGAAATTCCCCGATTTGGAAGCAAATGCATATTCCATTAAGGACATCAATATTGGAGCAGATAAAATCAAGTTTGAACCCATTCCTTTTGAAAAAATTGGATTGAGAAATAAGTAGTACAAACTAGGCATAAAAAAACATAGTGAATCTGGAATAAGAGTCTTT
Above is a genomic segment from uncultured Draconibacterium sp. containing:
- a CDS encoding right-handed parallel beta-helix repeat-containing protein, with product MKKLRIISIQLALLFLLMFCLNACHQESSIHISPTGNDNNKGTANKPVASIEKANLLVQEKMKQGEKDTIRVIFHEGTYRLNKGIVLDTDESGTEESPVIYQSKKGEKVIISGAIPITDFSSLSKDHFLYKKNPEIGTKIIEIDLTKTSLSTFNKIKLAGFDGSEKSGSYTLRELYFNGKSMPLSRWPNEGYINYIRAVTDSSETIAKTGIVYNDEHISGWKQEPNILLHGYWTKLWDDAYEHVAKIDTTNQIIWLTPPYNKYYFSKNKPFAARNVISEIDEPGEWAYDDPNKKIYFYPPEDITKASLELSVCETPLLQINNASWITVEGIHFQNGAGNGMVINNSSHVNILDCEINGFARDGILMNDGQNNNIASCHIYDMGRGGIKVSGGNRETFEKADFIIDNCHIHDLSRIDRTYTPGVVLSGVGSTLKHCKFHDIPSSAIRVGGNDHIIEYNEMFDVVTESDDQGAIDMYGDPTYRGNVFRYNYIHDTGPQGNHGVDAHVGRGGIRFDDAISGNFVYSNVFKNCSGGLLGAMQIHGGSDNLIWNNIFYQCHAGVSFTVMNQERWDRVTTRHIKAFEKNRFLYISRYPNLVNLSLEMENNAVIQNILIECDNTTLRMPELVTLEQNLVIDKNRKFPDLEANAYSIKDINIGADKIKFEPIPFEKIGLRNK